In Pochonia chlamydosporia 170 chromosome Unknown PCv3seq00019, whole genome shotgun sequence, one DNA window encodes the following:
- a CDS encoding mutator-like element transposase (similar to Talaromyces stipitatus ATCC 10500 XP_002481393.1), whose translation MSSNSGGLVNAYITYLAVRITVWILSQRRHCKIEWVCRHSPSVFIVVCSVPFCLIFQSPFYARRRVASDTPHYALNRYGAGLCTTLVQHLPSRGTIGRAIRDRGAPLYWPPPLLATDTWAPGRPFILGRLGAQLTNHRSGCFLIGASNTRLAGAIQVNISNYGSEMAEDTFMEDALPREGIYESREALLEDINSWAKPRGYAFTTGKSTKTPSGRVKVVYACDRNKKPPGSSEGRVRRTSSRRTDAECARHNHPPSADPSAHPAHRRFEEQDAMTVSKLAISGTAPREIGSYLHKHSDTLATQRDIYNRIAATRRNLREGQSSIQALVDQLQREGFSCRVRLDPDNRLTAIFFAHPDSIAYLQCNPDVLLLDCTYKTNKHHMPLLDMVGVDSCQRSFCIAFAFLLGETEEDYSWALENLRSLYQRDLPSVILTDRCLAAMNAAAIWFSASKPLLCLWHVNKAVLQYCRPFFVSKGGQATNEAEEEAWNVFYASWHLIVASPNEKIFKERLAKFEQQYGDKHPESVGYIRMYWLDPYKEMIVKAWVDKHLHFGNVATSRQVAEGIHSLIKSYIKMSTFDLFDVWQAIKHAITNQLKELKHLQASQQLRIPLDVSGVLFEAVRGWVSWQALRKVQDQRQLLQKPPRATCSQTFTASQGLPCSHTLQQLEEQSWSLSLEHFHPHWHLKRDVAQPRPILEPEQRINQVKPKLTQPVTSTRREPCGFERIEEGQRAPSKCSRCHTLGHIMTSRACPLRFKGLAPQIAQAPEPKAKLSTGTNPTVTPNAVLVDLTACDSAAGHATPSIARDTSPSKTHQGLLSVVPTLLVSSPPVLDMSTASDYPMMASNPKQPLPTSTDKEALQKEPLIRQAPAQPRQQYDSPEAIYARYISARSTWYEAQPAGSIRTNQQYRKAMGLPQRYNRQSYNWCLDYKQMSKRCINTAGSREWTREEMMAYLDWSKAEDERIEAVVTKELHNSPLAGKRRGMKDIWRSVERDSKEQQELHSRASEVGECIVVKP comes from the exons atgtcttcaaacagtg GTGGACTCGTCAATGCTTACATAACTTACCTTGCTGTCAGAATCacggtgtggatactttcacaaaggcgtcactgtaaaattgaatgggtgtgtaggcattcgcccagtgtattcattgttgtctgttctgttccattctgcttgatcttccagtCTCCTTTTTATGCGCGTAGGCGTGTCGCAAGCGACACCCCCCATTATGCACTTAAccggtatggagcaggattatgcacgactttaGTGCAACACTTGC CAAGTCGAGGTACTATAGGGCGCGCAATTAGAGACAGGGGGGCGCCTCTGTATTGGCCGCCACCACTTTTGGCGACTGATACAtgggcgcccgggcgcccaTTTATCCTTGGGCGCCTGGGCGCGCAACTGACTAATCACCGCTCAGGGTGCTTTCTTATTGGCGCATCTAACACGCGCCTTGCAGGCGCCATACAAGTAAACATCTCCAATTACGGATCAGAAATGGCCGAGGATACTTTCATGGAAGATGCCCTTCCGCGCGAAGGCATTTACGAATCACGCGAGGCTCTTCTCGAGGACATTAATTCCTGGGCGAAACCCCGTGGCTATGCATTTACAACTGGAAAGTCCACTAAGACTCCAAGTGGGCGAGTTAAAGTTGTCTACGCATGtgacagaaacaaaaaaccACCTGGCTCATCTGAGGGACGAGTACGCCGTACTTCAAGTCGAAGAACGG ATGCAGAATGCGCTAGGcacaaccatccaccaagcGCGGACCCATCTGCCCACCCTGCACATCGAAGATttgaagaacaagatgcTATGACTGTGTCGAAACTTGCGATATCAGGCACTGCTCCGCGAGAAATAGGAAGCTACCTTCACAAACATTCTGACACCCTCGCGACGCAGCGAGATATATACAATCGGATCGCGGCAACAAGGAGAAATCTGCGTGAAGGCCAGAGTAGCATCCAGGCATTAGTTGACCAATTACAAAGAGAAGGCTTCTCGTGCCGAGTTCGACTGGACCCAGACAATCGATTAACGGCTATCTTCTTTGCTCATCCCGATTCCATTGCATATCTTCAGTGCAATCCAGACGTGTTGCTTCTTGACTGCACTTATAAGACAAACAAACATCACATGCCACtacttgacatggttggGGTTGACTCCTGTCAACGATCCTTCTGCATAgcatttgcctttcttttgGGTGAAACTGAGGAGGACTATTCGTGGGCATTGGAAAACCTTAGGTCCCTCTATCAGCGCGATCTTCCCTCTGTTATATTGACAGACAGGTGCCTTGCGGCAATGAATGCTGCCGCAATTTGGTTTTCTGCGTCTAAACCCCTGCTTTGCTTATGGCATGTGAACAAGGCGGTACTTCAATACTGCCGGCCATTTTTTGTATCGAAGGGTGGTCAAGCAACAaacgaggcagaggaagaggcatGGAATGTATTCTACGCTTCTTGGCATTTAATTGTGGCTTCCCCAAACGAGAAAATATTTAAAGAGCGCTTGGCGAAGTTTGAGCAGCAGTATGGCGATAAGCATCCCGAGTCGGTGGGATATATCAGAATGTATTGGCTTGACCCGTACAAGGAGATGATTGTTAAAGCATGGGTGGATAAACACTTGCACTTTGGCAACGTGGCCACCTCAAGGCAGGT GGCTGAAGGTATCCATTCATTGATTAAGTCGTACATCAAGATGTCCACGTTTGACCTCTTTGACGTGTGGCAGGCGATAAAGCATGCTATTACAAACCAGCTGAAAGAACTAAAACACCTACAAGCATCTCAGCAGCTACGCATTCCTCTAGATGTCTCGGGAGTATTATTTGAGGCCGTTCGAGGTTGGGTTTCCTGGCAAGCTCTGCGCAAAGTGCAAGACCAGCGGCAACTACTCCAAAAGCCACCTAGAGCTACTTGTAGCCAGACTTTTACGGCTTCGCAGGGTCTGCCATGTTCCCATACACTACAGCAGCTAGAAGAACAGAGTTGGAGTCTCTCTCTtgagcatttccatccaCATTGGCATTTGAAACGTGATGTCGCTCAGCCGCGGCCGATTTTGGAACCAGAGCAACGGATAAACCAAGTAAAACCGAAACTCACTCAGCCAGTAACAAGCACACGCCGCGAGCCGTGTGGTTTCGAGCGAATTGAGGAAGGACAAAGAGCTCCTAGTAAATGTAGCAGATGCCACACGCTTGGTCATATAATGACCTCAAGAGCGTGCCCCCTAAGGTTTAAAGGGTTAGCACCGCAAATCGCTCAGGCGCCGGAGCCTAAGGCAAAGCTTTCCACTGGCACAAATCCTACAGTGACTCCAAATGCTGTTTTAGTTGATCTTACTGCATGCGATtcggcagcagggcatgCGACTCCTTCAATTGCTAGGGATACATCGCCTTCTAAAACTCACCAGGGCTTGCTTTCAGTCGTACCGACGTTATTGGTATCTTCACCTCCCGTGCTGGATATGTCAACTGCTTCTGACTAtcccatgatggcttctaACCCGAAGCAGCCTTTACCAACGTCTACGGACAAGGAAGCGCTCCAGAAGGAGCCTTTAATTCGTCAAGCACCTGCGCAACCCCGGCAGCAATACGATTCTCCAGAGGCCATTTATGCGCGATATATCTCCGCAAGAAGTACATGGTATGAGGCGCAACCTGCTGGCAGCATCAGAACCAATCAGCAATATCGGAAGGCCATGGGGCTTCCACAAAGATATAATAGGCAAAGTTATAACTGGTGCCTAGACTACAAACAAATGTCCAAGCGGTGCATCAATACAGCGGGGTCTAGGGAATGGACGAgagaggagatgatggcgtatTTAGATTGGAGCAAGGCGGAAGACGAACGCATTGAGGCTGTAGTAACAAAAGAGCTGCATAATAGCCCCTTAGcggggaagaggagagggATGAAAGACATATGGAGAAGCGTAGAAAGGGATAGTAAAGAGCAGCAGGAGTTACACTCAAGGGCGAGTGAGGTAGGCGAGTGTATAGTGGTAAAGCCATAA
- a CDS encoding kinetochore protein fta4 (similar to Metarhizium acridum CQMa 102 XP_007810845.1): MADTAPTIPSLKESFISAQTNILSQPLAPSRIWRRNNNASSHPIPARILDDVLFNVNQTIQLHQRRVYPPQATYNVAEQISNLYSRDAAERVEKWKQSESNIGREQYWTRAEHDAGIFSMHLPC, encoded by the coding sequence atggcagacaCCGCGCCCACGATCCCGTCCTTGAAGGAATCATTCATCAGCGCGCAAACAAACATCCTCTCCCAGCCGCTCGCCCCATCACGCATTTGGCgccgcaacaacaacgcCTCAAGCCATCCCATTCCGGCGCGTATCCTCGACGACGTCCTGTTCAACGTCAACCAAACGATCCAGCTGCACCAGCGACGCGTATACCCCCCGCAGGCGACCTACAATGTCGCGGAACAAATCAGCAATTTATATTCAAGAGATGCGGCAGAGAGAGTGGAAAAGTGGAAGCAGTCGGAAAGCAATATTGGACGCGAGCAATATTGGACGCGAGCTGAGCACGACGCCGGGATTTTCAGCATGCACTTGCCATGCTAA
- a CDS encoding Ribonuclease H-like protein (similar to Metarhizium robertsii ARSEF 23 XP_007817472.2): MNCSQFTINTLDTQPIAPPSSTLSSSAGPSRSSDDATSASILLLDFDITPFFRKIYPEPPKLGPSGKRKATGNAVYRCLHCPADTPWESKQKSNARNHARKVHSNIVINSRSNLGVDSNSDGVEEPFQKPRIDHFYALQASESSLRRAFDRRRYIQAWVGLLTRRRLPFSAVTWDEMSELVLASNPAVEDLLLTSRHAAMRHISANFDLYRTRLRSLLESSISLVHISSDLWTSPHRHGILALCARWIDADLKPRRALLGMPECKFSHSGEHQAELMLEVLEIYGLSRRLGYHTSDNATSNDTCLQHLSRLLKEKHGGDFNPKLRRIRCVAHILNLSLQAFLLASSKEALIAALEAADDTTGDAMYEQFYEALNTAAERESSQLTGRKRLAKRGRSSDPNYQRLANFSGWRQISALRKIHHLAVWLRTSSIHSDQWDMRVGLRLGIDNDTRWNSWYKLLSNALRKKAEIRQFFLDFERELGDNILTISDWEFIERTQQFLQPFAAATLLGEGAGSNLSHTLMIMDALLHHYEKAKKIYSAEATYDPHLLHCVDMGWFVLNKYYILTDETPAYTAALLLDPSKRLKYIQHNWDIGWIDSVVEKTRMFWEENYKNAGPVGGTSLSAKDESPYSRRPRNDLDALFDEITVWEESNPDVDDFDTFVKSPPIRITCSPLLWWLNPERIKAYPRLSRMAIDILSIPPESTDPESAFSGGRRTLSWDRESMLCENVEKVECIGNWIRSGLITLSIEGGNGIIVDTAIDVDVDREVDDELD, translated from the exons ATGAATTGCTCTCAGTTTACGATCAACACTCTGGACACTCAACCAATTGCTCCTCCTTCGAGTACTCTGTCTTCAAGTGCTGGTCCTTCTCGAAGTAGTGATGACGCTACTTCTGCTTCCATTCTTTTGCTTGATTTCGATATCACTCCATTCTTTCGTAAGATTTATCCAGAGCCGCCTAAATTAGGCCCTTCAGGCAAACGGAAAGCTACAGGGAATGCTGTTTATCGATGCCTCCATTGCCCTGCAGATACGCCATGGGAAAGCAAACAGAAATCTAACGCTCGCAATCACGCTCGGAAGGTGCATTCCAACATCGTTATAAACTCCCGTAGTAACCTCGGTGTGGATTCGAATTCCGATGGCGTCGAAGAGCCTTTCCAGAAGCCACGGATTGACCACTTTTACGCCCTTCAAGCCTCCGAATCATCTCTCCGCCGCGCATTTGATCGACGGCGATATATCCAGGCCTGGGTCGGCCTCCTAACTAGGAGGCGCCTTCCATTTTCTGCAGTTACCTGGGATGAGATGTCGGAATTAGTACTAGCGAGTAACCCGGCGGTGGAGGATTTATTGCTCACATCTCGGCATGCTGCGATGCGGCATATATCTGCTAATTTCGATCTGTATCGAACCAGGCTTCGAAGTTTACTTGAAAGCTCTATCTCACTCGTGCACATCTCATCTGACCTTTGGACTAGTCCTCACCGGCATGGTATTCTGGCCCTCTGTGCCAgatggattgatgcagaTTTGAAGCCTCGACGCGCGCTGCTAGGGATGCCAGAGTGTAAATTCAGCCATAGTGGAGAGCATCAAGCAGAGCTCATGCTTGAGGTGCTTGAGATCTACGGTCTTTCTAGAAGGTTAGGATATCATACCAGTGATAATGCTACATCAAATGATACATGTCTGCAACACCTTTCGCGGCTTCTAAAGGAAAAGCATGGC GGCGATTTCAATCCCAAACTGCGTCGTATCCGTTGTGTTGCGCATattctcaatctctccctTCAGGCGTTCCTTCTAGCCTCTTCAAAAGAAGCCCTGATCGCAGCCCTCGAAGCCGCCGATGATACGACAGGTGATGCGATGTATGAGCAGTTCTACGAAGCACTAAATACAGCTGCGGAGAGGGAATCTAGCCAATTAACTGGGCGGAAGCGCCTTGCGAAGAGAGGTAGATCATCTGATCCAAACTACCAGCGACTAGCCAACTTCTCTGGATGGCGTCAGATCTCTGCTCTAAGGAAAATACATCACCTTGCTGTGTGGCTGCGaacttcatcaattcactCTGATCAGTGGGATATGAGAGTAGGCCTGCGCCTCGGCATTGACAACGATACCAGGTGGAACTCCTGGTATAAGCTACTATCCAATGCGCTACGGAAGAAGGCTGAAATACGGCAGTTCTTTCTCGATTTTGAGAGAGAACTTGGTGATAATATACTGACTATATCTGACTGGGAATTTATTGAGAGGACACAACaatttcttcagccatttgCGGCCGCAACGTTGCTGGGAGAAGGGGCAGGATCAAATCTCTCCCATACTTTGATGATCATGGATGCCTTACTGCACCATTACGAGAAGGCAAAG AAAATTTACAGCGCAGAAGCAACTTACGATCCGCACCTTCTTCATTGTGTTGACATGGGTTGGTTCGTTCTCAACAAATACTACATTTTAACCGACGAAACTCCTGCATACACTGCTGCCCTCCTCCTTGATCCTTCAAAAAGGCTCAAGTACATACAGCACAACTGGGATATCGGATGGATTGAcagtgttgttgaaaagACCCGTATGTTCTGGGAGGAGAATTATAAAAATGCTGGACCTGTAGGTGGTACTAGTCTATCAGCAAAAGATGAATCACCATACTCTCGGCGGCCGAGGAATGATTTAGACGCTCTATTTGATGAGATTACTGTATGGGAAGAAAGTAATCCTGATGTGGATGACTTTGATACATTTGTCAAAAGTCCTCCGATTAGGATTacttgctctcctcttctctggtgGCTTAATCCTGAGCGGATTAAGGCGTATCCACGCCTTTCTCGGATGGCTATTGATATACTCTCGATCCCACCTGAATCAACAGATCCAGAATCAGCATTCTCCGGCGGAAGACGTACTCTCAGCTGGGATAGAGAAAGCATGTTATGTGAGAACGTGGAGAAGGTCGAGTGTATCGGCAACTGGATACGGTCGGGCTTAATTACACTTTCAATTGAGGGTGGAAATGGAATTATAGTCGATACAGCTATTgatgtagatgtagatagagaggttgatgatgagctaGACTGA
- a CDS encoding DDE superfamily endonuclease: protein MAANSVQATKGEVEIRVDEAIQYIDENPGAKIAAVARIFNVSRSRLRRRIEGIPPQKGRPSPKLKLSRPEEAALCNYINRLDDINFAVRPEFITDAANYILKERAPASSTAPAEAVGKLWTTRFIQRHQYQKVLQKKLDSNRQASEDVTRVLQYYTKLKEAIAEYGIPDEDIWNMDETGFRIGIGKDQFVVTKRKRAHLFSMPENREAATGIEAISAGGEFIPAFMILSGQQHMDLWYRLKELEDNTKIALSSSGYTNDQLSLAWLHHFNEHAKATSRYRLLILDGHGSHHTIEFIEFCNQHRIIPFAMSPNLTHILQPLDVVVFQPLKHYHAKALDVMVRDGLTNVTKIEFLSCIQSVRKQAFKRSTIISAFRKTGISPFNPQPILEMLSQRAPIQTPSPVPAL, encoded by the coding sequence ATGGCTGCAAATAGCGTCCAAGCAACAAAAGGCGAAGTGGAAATCCGTGTAGATGAGGCCATTCAATATATTGACGAGAATCCAGGTGCAAAAATCGCTGCAGTGGCGCGGATATTCAACGTATCACGCAGCCGGCTGCGACGCCGGATAGAGGGAATTCCACCACAAAAGGGCCGCCCTTCCCCCAAATTGAAGCTTAGCAGGCCAGAGGAAGCTGCTTTGTGTAACTATATCAATCGCCTTGATGATATCAATTTTGCGGTTCGACCTGAATTTATTACGGATGCTGCAAATTACATCCTAAAGGAGAGAGCCccagcaagctcaacagCCCCAGCGGAAGCTGTCGGGAAGCTCTGGACTACACGCTTTATCCAACGGCATCAATATCAAAAGGTCTTACAAAAGAAGCTTGATTCTAATCGCCAGGCATCTGAGGATGTTACCCGAGTCCTTCAATATTATACAAAGCTAAAAGAAGCTATCGCAGAATACGGGATTCCCGATGAAGATatctggaatatggatgAAACCGGCTTTCGAATAGGAATCGGAAAAGACCAATTTGTAGTCacaaagaggaaaagggCACATCTCTTCTCAATGCCCGAAAATCGGGAAGCTGCAACCGGGATTGAAGCCATCTCTGCTGGCGGCGAATTTATCCCTGCGTTTATGATCCTTTCCGGCCAACAGCATATGGATCTGTGGTATCGTTTAAAGGAGCTTGAAGATAATACGAAAATTGCATTATCCTCTTCTGGATACACCAATGACCAGCTATCTCTTGCTTGGCTGCATCATTTCAATGAGCATGCAAAGGCAACTAGCAGATATCGCCTTTTAATCCTTGATGGTCACGGCTCACATCACACAATCGAATTTATCGAATTCTGCAATCAACACAGGATAATTCCCTTTGCAATGTCCCCCAATCTCACACATATTCTTCAGCCCTTAGATGTGGTGGTATTTCAACCGTTGAAGCACTATCATGCAAAGGCTCTTGATGTGATGGTCCGCGATGGCCTCACAAATGTCACAAAGATTGAATTCCTATCTTGCATTCAGTCTGTACGAAAGCAAGCTTTTAAACGCTCTACTATTATCTCTGCCTTCCGTAAAACCGGAATTTCGCCCTTTAATCCTCAGCCGATTCTTGAGATGCTGTCTCAAAGAGCCCCAATTCAAACGCCCTCTCCGGTGCCTGCCCTCTAG